In a single window of the Chondrocystis sp. NIES-4102 genome:
- a CDS encoding transposase yields the protein MIYNYQYRLKPTTEHKLVLNDWLRICQYWYNRQLGERFDWWEQNRSYIDRCLLVCHLPELKDKPEFYGQKKQLPVIKQDLVIVGWSGELLDFNSVPSQTLQEVCKRVKLAFERFIAGDSKGKRSGKPRYKNTARFRSIVFDSFKLHSCSVGGKWLYLSLPKIGIINVRHHRPLPNGAVLKQAQIIKKSDGWYINLRLQDDSVPDFKSNITPSWNNSLGMDAVLHEDDYLATSEGVKLPSLKSFRSSRDKLAKVSKRKSTKKKGSKSRRKLAKREAKLHSSIARARKDHAYNTAHALLKTGKKVFFHEKLNLVGLSRRNKAKTDTNGKFLPNGQSAKSGLNKSWADAAFGQFFNILKFKAEKAGALVIPVNPQYTSMLLPYKDEFVFTDCGIREYWDEELNLLIDRDVSASINVKRVGLDLFPTIKRCKGNPVVIASTTNSTLKEVLSTLRGLEKPALYSKS from the coding sequence TTGATTTACAATTATCAGTACCGACTAAAGCCCACTACAGAACACAAGCTAGTACTCAATGACTGGCTTCGGATTTGTCAGTATTGGTATAATCGACAGCTTGGCGAGCGGTTTGACTGGTGGGAACAAAATCGTAGCTACATTGATAGATGTCTTTTGGTATGTCATTTGCCTGAACTCAAGGACAAACCTGAGTTTTACGGACAGAAAAAGCAGTTACCCGTAATCAAACAAGATTTGGTTATTGTAGGCTGGAGTGGTGAATTGCTAGATTTTAACTCTGTGCCATCTCAAACACTACAAGAGGTGTGCAAAAGAGTCAAACTAGCTTTTGAGCGGTTCATTGCTGGTGATTCAAAAGGAAAGCGTAGTGGAAAACCAAGATATAAAAACACTGCTCGTTTTAGGTCAATAGTGTTTGACTCCTTCAAACTACATTCTTGTTCTGTTGGAGGCAAATGGCTTTATTTATCATTACCTAAAATTGGCATAATCAATGTGCGCCATCATCGTCCACTGCCTAATGGTGCAGTATTAAAGCAAGCACAGATAATCAAAAAAAGTGACGGATGGTATATTAATCTACGGCTTCAAGATGATTCTGTACCTGACTTCAAATCAAATATTACTCCCAGTTGGAATAATTCCTTGGGGATGGATGCAGTACTGCATGAAGATGATTATCTGGCTACCAGCGAAGGTGTTAAATTGCCTAGCCTTAAGTCTTTTCGCTCCTCACGAGACAAGCTAGCCAAGGTATCAAAACGCAAATCTACCAAAAAGAAAGGTAGTAAATCAAGACGAAAACTAGCAAAACGGGAAGCAAAACTTCACTCCTCAATAGCTAGAGCTAGAAAAGATCACGCTTACAATACTGCCCACGCGCTACTGAAAACGGGCAAAAAAGTTTTCTTTCATGAAAAGCTCAATCTTGTTGGGTTGAGTCGAAGGAATAAAGCAAAAACTGATACTAATGGTAAATTTTTACCTAATGGGCAGTCGGCGAAATCAGGATTAAATAAGTCTTGGGCTGATGCTGCTTTTGGTCAGTTTTTCAACATACTGAAGTTCAAAGCTGAAAAAGCTGGGGCTTTGGTAATACCTGTAAATCCACAATACACCTCAATGTTGTTGCCGTACAAAGATGAGTTTGTCTTTACTGATTGCGGTATTCGGGAGTATTGGGATGAAGAATTAAACCTTTTGATTGATAGAGACGTTTCAGCCTCTATCAATGTCAAGAGAGTGGGGCTGGACTTGTTCCCCACTATAAAACGCTGTAAAGGGAATCCAGTAGTGATTGCATCTACTACTAATAGTACCTTAAAGGAAGTTCTCTCTACCCTCCGAGGTTTGGAGAAGCCAGCGTTATACTCGAAGAGTTAA
- a CDS encoding diacylglycerol kinase catalytic region has product MKRSACLIFNPVAGQGDSDQDLATIKSILEPEFDLDIQITSEEVDGGELAKKAVANKAEIIIASGGDGTVSAVAEALVGTDIPLGAIARGTANAFANALDIPDTIEAACQVIVEGATKKVDAAICNGKPMILLAGIGFEADTVEDADREAKNRLGMLAYVFSGLKQLQNFQKFKTIIETDDKIIKVDANAVTVANAAPPTSILAHGTAGVIYDDGLLDVTIVAPETRASAIAVSYHLLQTASNDEAAERDDIGYLRTKSVKITTDPVQKVVVDGELVGTTPIEVECVPQGLTVFTPAQPEAQVDEKLDHLAGIEIISKG; this is encoded by the coding sequence ATGAAACGTTCTGCTTGTTTGATTTTTAACCCTGTAGCTGGGCAAGGAGACTCAGATCAAGACTTGGCTACGATTAAAAGCATTCTTGAACCTGAATTTGATTTAGATATTCAAATAACTTCGGAAGAAGTTGATGGCGGAGAATTAGCCAAAAAAGCAGTAGCTAATAAGGCAGAAATTATTATTGCTTCTGGTGGTGATGGTACAGTTTCCGCAGTTGCAGAAGCTTTAGTCGGAACAGATATTCCTTTAGGAGCGATCGCCAGAGGTACAGCTAATGCCTTTGCCAACGCTTTGGATATTCCCGATACCATTGAGGCTGCTTGTCAAGTAATTGTCGAAGGTGCTACCAAAAAAGTTGATGCAGCTATCTGTAATGGTAAGCCCATGATTCTGCTTGCAGGTATTGGTTTTGAAGCTGATACGGTAGAAGATGCCGATCGCGAAGCTAAAAATCGTTTGGGGATGCTTGCTTATGTATTCTCAGGACTCAAGCAGTTGCAGAACTTTCAAAAGTTTAAAACCATCATTGAAACCGATGACAAAATTATTAAAGTCGATGCTAATGCTGTGACTGTAGCTAATGCTGCACCTCCTACATCTATTCTTGCTCATGGTACAGCAGGAGTCATTTATGATGATGGGTTATTAGACGTAACTATTGTAGCTCCAGAAACCCGTGCCAGCGCGATCGCTGTTTCCTACCACCTGCTGCAAACTGCTAGTAACGACGAGGCAGCAGAACGAGACGATATTGGTTATTTAAGAACTAAATCGGTCAAAATTACTACAGACCCCGTACAAAAAGTAGTAGTAGACGGGGAATTGGTGGGGACAACTCCTATTGAAGTTGAATGTGTGCCTCAAGGGTTAACAGTATTTACTCCCGCTCAACCAGAGGCTCAAGTGGATGAGAAATTAGATCACCTAGCAGGAATAGAAATTATTAGTAAAGGGTAG
- a CDS encoding lignostilbene-alpha,beta-dioxygenase, whose protein sequence is MTSLTSPTANSPSYNTEQWKRGYDSQPQEYEYQITEIEGNVPQELSGTLFRNGPGLLDIAGSAIHHPFDGDGMINAFSFKDGQVFYRNRYVKTAAYLEEQKAGKALYRGVFGTQKPGGWFNNIFDFKLKNIANTGVIYWGGKLLALWEAAEPYRLDPKTLETIGIDYLDGILQPGDAFAAHPWVDPHCIFDNGDPCLVNFRVDPGLSSKITLFEFAPTGELLRRHTHTVPGFSFIHDFAITPNYAIFFQNPVNFNPLPFLLGIRGAGECVQFQPSKETKIIVIPRDPKQQEIKTFSVQSGFVFHHANAFERENEICVDSITYQTLPQVQPDSNYKEVDFNSLDPGQLWRFTINLNDNSVARQMLESRCCEFPTHNPHQVGRDYRYLYIGAADNNTGHNAPLQAIMKLDLATGDRQIYSFAPHGYVSEPIFVPKPNATSEDAGWVLTLVYDGSKHRSTLAILDGENLGSDAIALLHLKHHVPYGLHGSWCEEVFI, encoded by the coding sequence ATGACCAGCCTAACCAGTCCAACAGCCAATTCTCCATCATACAATACTGAACAATGGAAACGGGGTTATGATTCTCAGCCCCAAGAATATGAATATCAAATTACTGAAATAGAAGGAAATGTTCCCCAAGAACTATCTGGTACACTATTTCGTAATGGCCCAGGTTTACTAGACATTGCAGGTTCAGCAATTCACCATCCTTTTGATGGCGATGGGATGATTAATGCTTTTTCTTTTAAAGATGGTCAGGTATTTTATCGCAACCGTTACGTCAAAACCGCAGCTTATTTAGAAGAGCAAAAAGCAGGGAAAGCTCTTTATCGCGGTGTATTCGGAACTCAAAAACCAGGTGGATGGTTTAATAATATTTTTGATTTTAAATTAAAGAATATAGCTAATACAGGAGTTATTTATTGGGGGGGTAAATTATTAGCCCTATGGGAAGCAGCAGAACCTTATCGTTTAGATCCTAAAACTCTAGAAACAATAGGTATAGACTATCTTGATGGTATTTTACAACCAGGAGATGCCTTTGCTGCTCATCCTTGGGTAGATCCTCATTGTATTTTTGATAATGGCGATCCTTGTTTGGTTAATTTTCGGGTAGATCCTGGTCTTTCTAGTAAAATTACCCTATTTGAGTTTGCGCCGACTGGAGAGTTATTGCGTCGTCATACCCATACTGTACCTGGGTTTTCATTTATCCATGATTTTGCCATTACTCCCAATTACGCTATCTTTTTTCAAAATCCTGTAAACTTTAATCCTTTACCATTCTTATTAGGGATACGTGGTGCTGGGGAATGTGTTCAGTTTCAGCCCAGTAAGGAAACCAAAATCATTGTAATTCCTCGTGATCCAAAACAGCAGGAAATTAAAACTTTTAGTGTGCAATCAGGTTTTGTTTTCCATCATGCTAATGCTTTTGAGCGGGAAAATGAAATATGTGTTGATTCTATTACCTATCAGACTTTACCCCAAGTACAGCCCGACTCTAACTATAAAGAGGTAGATTTTAATAGTCTTGATCCTGGACAACTATGGAGATTTACCATAAATTTAAACGACAATTCAGTCGCTCGCCAGATGCTGGAAAGTCGTTGTTGTGAATTTCCCACCCATAATCCCCATCAAGTTGGTCGAGATTACCGTTATTTATATATTGGTGCAGCAGATAATAATACAGGACACAATGCACCATTACAAGCAATTATGAAATTAGATTTAGCCACAGGCGATCGCCAAATTTATTCTTTTGCACCTCATGGTTATGTAAGTGAACCAATTTTTGTACCTAAACCAAATGCAACAAGCGAAGATGCTGGGTGGGTTTTAACTTTAGTTTATGACGGTAGTAAACATCGTTCTACTTTAGCAATTTTAGATGGGGAGAATTTAGGATCAGATGCGATCGCTTTACTGCATTTAAAACATCATGTTCCTTATGGTTTACATGGTAGTTGGTGTGAAGAGGTATTTATTTAA
- a CDS encoding sodium/hydrogen exchanger — translation MDTYFLGLLIIGLLLLLVTLGSGWIKRLPLSYSLIYLIVGIFVSSYGLGLVKIRPDTQFVERLTEFVVIVSVFGCGLKINRAINIRSWQSTIRLIGLLMPISIFSLAAVAHYLLDFDWGAAILLGAILAPTDPVLASEVQLSDVEDKDELRFALTSEGGLNDALAFPFVYFGLYLYKDSNLDNWFVKWAGIDIIWAIAAGIVMGILVAKAIVWIDRTLQKRRPVDDLMEDFIAISIILLTYSLTEIVNGYGFLAVFVAGIVVQQSYYSEQHKRMAQLEFTEQIEKLLEVTVIVVVGTMLLFEPMLKYAPKSLLIAGFIFLVLRPLGVWLSMLASNVPKKTIALMGWFGIRGLGSIYYLTYALGKGIKGETAEQIVWITLTVIVLSILIHGISAAPLIGWYEKVKDPDNRVLSQENL, via the coding sequence ATGGACACCTATTTTCTTGGTCTGCTAATTATCGGGTTATTACTCTTGCTAGTAACTCTAGGCTCAGGTTGGATCAAGCGTCTTCCTCTTTCCTATTCCTTAATTTATCTAATTGTAGGTATTTTTGTCAGTTCCTATGGTCTAGGATTAGTCAAAATCAGACCAGATACACAATTTGTAGAAAGATTAACTGAATTTGTAGTAATTGTTTCTGTATTTGGTTGCGGACTAAAAATTAATCGCGCTATTAATATTCGCTCTTGGCAATCTACCATTAGACTGATTGGTTTATTGATGCCCATCTCCATCTTTTCTTTAGCTGCTGTTGCCCATTATCTATTAGATTTTGATTGGGGTGCAGCTATACTACTCGGAGCAATTCTCGCACCTACAGATCCTGTGTTGGCTTCGGAAGTGCAGCTATCTGACGTTGAAGATAAAGATGAATTACGTTTTGCTCTGACCTCTGAAGGGGGTTTAAATGATGCTTTGGCTTTTCCCTTTGTTTATTTTGGACTTTATTTATATAAAGATTCCAACTTAGATAACTGGTTTGTTAAGTGGGCTGGTATAGATATCATTTGGGCGATCGCTGCTGGTATAGTCATGGGTATTTTAGTTGCTAAAGCGATAGTCTGGATTGATCGGACGCTACAGAAACGTCGTCCTGTTGATGATTTGATGGAAGATTTTATTGCCATAAGTATTATTTTATTGACTTATTCTTTAACTGAAATAGTCAACGGTTATGGGTTTTTGGCTGTCTTTGTGGCTGGCATCGTGGTACAGCAAAGTTATTATAGTGAGCAACATAAACGTATGGCACAACTAGAATTTACTGAGCAGATTGAGAAGTTATTAGAAGTAACAGTAATTGTAGTTGTCGGGACAATGTTATTATTTGAGCCGATGCTTAAGTATGCACCCAAGTCTTTATTAATTGCAGGCTTTATCTTTTTAGTGCTTCGTCCTTTGGGAGTTTGGTTATCGATGCTGGCAAGCAATGTACCAAAGAAAACTATCGCTCTTATGGGATGGTTCGGTATTAGAGGTTTAGGTTCTATATATTATTTGACTTATGCTTTAGGTAAAGGCATAAAAGGAGAAACCGCCGAACAAATTGTATGGATTACTTTAACTGTAATAGTCTTATCAATTCTTATTCATGGAATTAGTGCTGCACCTTTAATTGGTTGGTACGAAAAAGTAAAAGATCCAGACAACAGAGTTTTATCTCAAGAGAATTTATGA
- a CDS encoding transposase IS200-like protein, producing the protein MRNDFVSSARSVSDLKAHLVLTTKYRKKVLTGEMISRLRDVITELCEKWDCKVIEFNGEDNHIHLLFQYYPQMELPKFIGNIKSVTSRRLRQEFPEEINKIYWKKVFWNESYFIASCGGVTISVLKNYIENQNTPS; encoded by the coding sequence ATGAGGAATGATTTTGTTTCTAGTGCCAGGTCTGTATCTGATTTAAAAGCTCATTTAGTTTTGACAACCAAGTATAGAAAAAAGGTTTTAACTGGCGAAATGATTAGCAGATTGAGAGACGTGATAACTGAATTGTGTGAAAAATGGGATTGCAAAGTGATTGAGTTCAATGGAGAAGACAATCATATACATTTGTTATTTCAGTACTACCCACAAATGGAACTACCCAAATTCATAGGCAATATTAAATCAGTTACCAGCAGGAGATTGAGACAAGAATTTCCAGAAGAAATAAACAAAATTTATTGGAAAAAAGTATTTTGGAATGAGTCTTACTTTATAGCTTCTTGTGGTGGAGTTACAATATCTGTATTAAAAAATTATATCGAGAATCAAAATACGCCAAGCTAG
- a CDS encoding DegT/DnrJ/EryC1/StrS aminotransferase — MILTSKPQTAVQQPILLSTPHIGELELEYVKEAFVTNWVAPVGPNIDAFEQEFTQVVGSKYAAALSSGTAALHLALKLVGVQAGDEVFCSTFTFIASASPITYLGAKPVFIDSDRTSWNMDPNLLADALAQRAKINKLPKAVMVVHLYGQSADLEPILEVCDRYSIPLIEDAAEALGATYKNTSPGTWGCAGIFSFNGNKIITTSGGGMLISDNADLIQQAKFLATQARDPEPHYEHTQIGFNYRLSNISAGIGRGQLAVLQDRVAARRRNFEIYQQALGDLPGIGFMPEADYGKSTRWLSCVTFDPNVGVNREQVRLQLAQQQIETRPVWKPMHLQPVFADCECINNGVAEDLFDKGLCLPSGSNLTEADLQRVITAIKNVY; from the coding sequence ATGATTTTAACTTCTAAGCCTCAAACAGCAGTGCAACAACCAATTTTGCTATCCACACCTCACATAGGTGAGCTTGAACTCGAATATGTTAAAGAAGCTTTTGTAACCAATTGGGTAGCTCCAGTTGGGCCCAATATAGATGCTTTCGAGCAAGAATTTACGCAAGTAGTAGGGTCAAAATATGCTGCTGCTTTATCTTCAGGGACGGCAGCTTTACATTTAGCTTTAAAACTAGTAGGAGTTCAAGCTGGAGACGAAGTATTCTGTTCAACTTTTACCTTTATCGCTAGTGCTAGTCCGATCACCTATTTAGGTGCAAAACCAGTATTTATAGATAGCGATCGCACTTCCTGGAATATGGACCCTAATTTACTAGCTGATGCTTTAGCTCAACGAGCCAAGATCAATAAATTACCAAAAGCCGTAATGGTAGTACATTTATATGGTCAAAGTGCTGATTTAGAACCGATCTTAGAAGTATGCGATCGCTATTCTATTCCTTTAATAGAAGATGCAGCAGAAGCTTTAGGCGCAACCTATAAAAATACTTCTCCTGGTACTTGGGGATGTGCAGGTATCTTTTCTTTTAATGGTAATAAAATTATTACTACTTCTGGCGGAGGTATGCTGATCTCTGATAATGCAGATCTTATTCAACAAGCTAAATTTTTAGCAACTCAAGCAAGAGATCCCGAACCCCATTATGAACACACTCAAATCGGCTTTAACTATCGACTCAGTAATATCTCGGCAGGAATTGGTCGCGGACAACTAGCAGTACTACAAGATCGGGTTGCTGCTCGACGTCGGAATTTTGAAATTTATCAACAGGCTTTAGGTGATCTTCCAGGAATTGGCTTTATGCCCGAAGCTGATTATGGTAAAAGTACTCGCTGGCTTAGTTGTGTTACTTTTGACCCTAATGTGGGAGTTAATCGAGAACAAGTTCGTCTACAACTTGCACAACAACAGATAGAAACTCGACCCGTTTGGAAGCCAATGCATTTACAACCTGTGTTTGCTGATTGCGAATGTATTAATAACGGAGTTGCAGAAGATTTATTTGATAAGGGTTTATGTTTACCATCAGGCTCAAATTTAACTGAGGCAGATCTACAAAGAGTAATTACTGCTATTAAAAATGTTTATTAA
- a CDS encoding lipopolysaccharide biosynthesis protein, which translates to MDSPTSLGAAQYWEIIKRRWLPGSIVFLSVLTLGVVATSLKDNVYKAEAKLKFKGSTVSSSLTEASKALEALSPIAEKANPIDTEAEVLRSVPIIKKTINDPELLLTNDQGEKLSITEFQKQLKVASLAATDILSVSYTSPDPELAAKVVNVLVRNYLDNNLIANKAEAVSAREFLEEQLPKTEAQLRKTEAEIRELKERNEFVAPQGDTQALIDSIKELNSEIDKAKSQMANANSQAQYIKDKLGLTSEEAVVLTTISQSPEITDTLAQLQQAQSELSTVQARFTNNSPNVIELQEKVNSLTNLLDRQTGAVGGDQARNLVQKTKSGEIQQQLTSELIKLEADNLGYQKQINSLTALERQRRNKIQQVPQFEQKLRQLERQLRSFESTYNVLWEQLEKVRIAESQDPGNVRVISNAIVPSEPVSSRAVGYLASGSLGLLAAAGIMYLLEISDKSIKTVEEAKQLYGYTGLGSIPGIDKFKLPALSGSQAEQNIPLVVVRDYPALPLSESYRMLQSNIKFLNSDKNIKSIVVTSSTPQEGKSTISANLAASMAQVGNKVLLVDANLHNPSQARIWDTQNHRGLSNVIYEQLDPRMVIEEVMPNLDLLTSGTLGSSPATLLDSQRMRMLMDYWSERYDFVIFDTPSLDLTADAPIMGRIADGVLLVVKPGNIERSQATFTKEVLEQSGLNMLGIVFNGVASQFDQRSYHYHSLEGHLNNTQQSRLPGSANTEGLWDTISSLSKESKKNRLANNLNEEQLRSAPLDKLETMVSSLQQDLTDLTRLVKEQEEELLVQRQKVKNLQKRANIANENELFYLENQLNQEQERKRMLDETLVGQKRNLEKRREMLYQYQVILESRKNAKSHI; encoded by the coding sequence ATGGATTCACCAACTTCTTTAGGTGCTGCACAGTATTGGGAAATAATTAAGAGGCGTTGGCTTCCTGGATCAATCGTTTTTTTATCAGTTTTAACTTTAGGTGTTGTTGCTACTTCATTAAAAGATAATGTTTATAAAGCAGAAGCAAAATTAAAATTTAAAGGTAGCACTGTCAGTTCCTCTTTAACAGAAGCAAGTAAGGCGTTAGAAGCACTATCACCAATTGCTGAAAAAGCTAACCCCATTGACACAGAAGCAGAAGTATTACGCTCAGTTCCTATAATTAAGAAAACTATTAATGACCCTGAATTATTACTTACAAATGATCAAGGGGAAAAATTAAGTATTACTGAATTTCAAAAACAATTGAAAGTAGCTTCTTTGGCTGCAACAGATATTTTAAGTGTTTCCTATACCAGTCCCGATCCTGAGTTGGCTGCAAAAGTTGTCAATGTTTTGGTGAGAAATTATTTAGATAATAATTTGATAGCTAATAAAGCTGAAGCAGTTTCAGCCAGAGAATTTTTAGAAGAACAGTTACCAAAAACCGAAGCACAACTACGTAAAACTGAAGCGGAAATTCGTGAACTTAAAGAAAGAAATGAATTTGTTGCTCCTCAAGGTGACACTCAAGCTTTGATAGATTCAATTAAAGAACTCAATAGTGAAATAGATAAAGCTAAGTCTCAAATGGCTAATGCTAATTCTCAAGCTCAATATATTAAAGATAAATTAGGATTGACCTCAGAAGAAGCAGTAGTTTTAACTACTATTAGTCAGTCTCCTGAAATTACTGACACCCTAGCCCAATTGCAACAGGCACAATCAGAACTATCTACTGTCCAAGCGCGTTTTACAAATAATAGTCCTAATGTAATTGAATTACAAGAAAAGGTAAACTCCTTAACAAACTTGTTAGATAGACAAACAGGAGCAGTTGGTGGAGATCAAGCAAGAAATCTAGTCCAAAAGACAAAATCAGGAGAAATTCAACAACAACTTACTAGTGAATTAATTAAACTTGAAGCTGATAATCTTGGTTATCAAAAGCAGATTAATAGTCTGACTGCCCTTGAGCGTCAACGTCGCAACAAAATACAGCAAGTTCCTCAATTTGAGCAAAAACTACGACAGCTAGAAAGACAATTAAGATCCTTTGAATCTACCTACAATGTTTTGTGGGAACAATTAGAGAAAGTTAGAATTGCAGAAAGTCAAGATCCTGGCAATGTAAGGGTGATTTCTAATGCAATTGTACCTAGTGAGCCTGTATCCTCTCGTGCAGTTGGTTACTTAGCTTCTGGATCTTTAGGGTTATTAGCTGCTGCTGGAATTATGTATCTGCTAGAAATTAGCGATAAATCCATTAAGACTGTCGAAGAAGCAAAACAGCTATATGGTTATACTGGATTGGGTTCTATTCCTGGAATAGATAAATTTAAACTACCTGCTTTATCAGGGTCACAGGCGGAGCAAAATATACCTTTAGTAGTGGTTCGAGATTATCCTGCTCTGCCATTGAGCGAATCCTATCGAATGCTACAGTCGAATATCAAGTTTCTCAATTCCGATAAAAATATAAAAAGTATTGTAGTTACAAGTTCGACACCTCAAGAAGGAAAATCCACAATCTCTGCTAACTTAGCAGCATCTATGGCTCAGGTAGGGAATAAAGTTCTTTTAGTTGATGCTAATCTACACAACCCTTCTCAAGCAAGGATTTGGGACACTCAGAATCATCGGGGATTGAGTAATGTTATTTACGAACAGTTAGACCCTAGAATGGTAATTGAAGAAGTGATGCCCAATCTAGATCTATTAACTTCAGGAACATTAGGATCTTCTCCAGCGACATTGCTTGATTCACAAAGAATGAGAATGCTAATGGATTATTGGTCAGAGCGTTACGATTTTGTAATTTTTGATACCCCATCCTTAGATTTAACTGCGGATGCGCCAATTATGGGTCGTATAGCTGACGGAGTTTTATTAGTAGTAAAACCAGGGAATATAGAGCGATCGCAAGCTACCTTTACTAAAGAAGTTTTAGAGCAATCGGGCTTGAATATGTTGGGTATTGTGTTTAATGGTGTCGCTTCACAATTTGATCAACGTTCTTACCACTATCATTCCTTAGAAGGACATTTAAATAATACACAGCAAAGTAGATTACCTGGATCTGCAAATACAGAAGGACTTTGGGATACTATTTCTTCCCTTTCTAAAGAGTCAAAAAAAAATCGATTAGCTAATAACTTAAATGAAGAGCAATTACGGTCGGCTCCTTTAGATAAGTTGGAGACAATGGTCTCAAGTTTGCAACAAGATTTGACAGATTTGACTCGATTAGTAAAAGAACAAGAAGAAGAATTATTAGTTCAACGTCAAAAAGTTAAAAATCTCCAAAAGAGAGCCAATATAGCTAACGAAAATGAACTTTTCTATCTTGAAAACCAGTTAAATCAAGAACAAGAAAGAAAAAGAATGTTAGATGAAACCTTGGTAGGACAAAAACGTAATCTTGAGAAACGTCGAGAAATGCTGTATCAATACCAAGTAATTTTAGAAAGCAGAAAAAATGCTAAATCGCACATTTAG
- a CDS encoding putative glycosyl transferase yields MNILFIITRADAIGGAQVHVKDLALSLQQDQHKVLILTGQQGVYNEDLRQAGIESIPCEFLRKSINPFLDGKSLRYILHVIELFQPDLIAAHSSKTGILARLASRLKKIPCVFTAHGWSFTTGIPEPNRTIYRLLEKATAAWADKIICVSEHDRQIGLKAGINPDQLLTIHNGMHDVSSQLMADSRASQPIRIAMIARFDQQKDHSTLIKAMQHLDAELILVGDGPSLGKIRQQVEDLGITNKVKFLGFRKDIAEILATVQIFTLISNWEGLPCTIIEAMRAGLPVVASDVGGVSEIVIEDQTGYLIPRGDVQTLQQKLAYLITHEQVRSSMGVLGRQKYLSQLTFQHMYQQTLAVYQGVVHQTTSKL; encoded by the coding sequence ATGAACATTTTATTTATTATTACCAGGGCTGATGCCATAGGTGGAGCGCAAGTTCATGTCAAAGACTTAGCTTTATCTCTACAGCAAGATCAGCATAAAGTATTAATACTGACGGGTCAACAAGGTGTATACAATGAAGATTTAAGACAAGCAGGCATAGAATCGATCCCATGCGAATTTTTACGTAAATCAATTAATCCTTTTTTAGATGGTAAAAGTTTACGTTATATTCTCCATGTTATTGAGTTATTTCAACCAGATTTAATTGCTGCTCATTCCAGTAAAACTGGGATCTTAGCTCGTTTGGCTAGCCGTCTTAAGAAGATTCCTTGTGTGTTTACCGCCCACGGTTGGTCATTTACTACAGGTATACCTGAACCAAATCGTACTATTTATCGTTTGCTGGAGAAAGCTACAGCAGCTTGGGCAGATAAAATTATTTGTGTTTCTGAACATGATCGCCAAATTGGTTTAAAAGCAGGAATTAATCCCGATCAACTATTGACGATCCATAATGGAATGCACGATGTCTCATCACAGCTTATGGCTGATTCTAGGGCATCTCAACCAATAAGAATAGCCATGATCGCTCGTTTTGATCAACAAAAAGATCATTCAACTTTGATTAAAGCTATGCAACATTTAGATGCAGAGTTAATTTTAGTGGGCGACGGGCCGAGTTTGGGAAAAATTCGTCAGCAGGTAGAAGATTTAGGTATTACTAATAAAGTTAAATTTTTGGGTTTTCGCAAAGATATAGCTGAAATTTTAGCAACAGTCCAAATTTTTACCTTAATTTCTAATTGGGAAGGTTTACCCTGCACCATTATTGAAGCAATGCGAGCAGGTTTGCCTGTAGTCGCTTCCGATGTTGGTGGCGTTAGCGAAATTGTTATTGAAGATCAAACAGGATATTTAATTCCTCGTGGTGATGTTCAAACCCTACAGCAAAAGCTCGCTTATTTAATTACTCATGAGCAGGTTAGATCTAGTATGGGGGTTTTGGGTCGTCAAAAATACCTTTCCCAACTAACTTTTCAACATATGTATCAGCAGACTTTAGCAGTATACCAAGGGGTTGTGCATCAAACAACTTCAAAACTATAA